The genomic DNA GATCTGATTGCCCAAGGATGGGTGCAGAAATCCCATTCTCCTTACTCATCCCCAATCGTCTGCGTCCGAAAAAAAGATGGGAGCCTCAGGTTGTGCGTCGACTATAGAGAGCTAAACAGCAAAATCGTTCCTGATCGCCAGCCAATACCTAGGGTGCAGGATGTACTCGATGGACTAGGAGGCAATGCATGGTTCTCTCTATTAGATCAAGGAAAGGCCTATCATCAGGGCTTTATGTCCCCTGAGAGCAGACCCTTGACCGCATTCACTACACCGTGGAGCTTATATAAATGGTGCCGCATTCCGTTTGGCCTTATGAACGCGCCAGCCGCGTTCCAACGGTTTATGGAGGAATGCCTGGAGGGACTACGGGACAAAATCTGCATACCCTACCTCGATGACATTCTTGTCTTCACTGAGTCATTTGATGAACATGTCGAGGCAGTGAGGAAAGTACTGCAAAGACTGAAATCCAGCGGAGTTAAGCTGAAACCGAGAAAATGTGAGCTTTTCAAGAAAGAGGTACTGTGTTGGACTTTAAATTGTGTTCTAAAgaaggacttttattttgatatagtTTTGACTCTTTCCAGAGTTCTTCCTACTGTTTCCTGTTTTAAGAGGAAGTAGGCCATATTACTTTACTGCTTTAGTTTTACAAGGTACTCCATGTGGTGGCAGTCATCCAACATCATCATGCCATTTAAAGCCATTTGAAATGCAATATCTGTAAGtgagtttgtttaactttgTTTTGGGAGCATTTTGATTACTTTATTGCTGTGCTATTTTCAATTAAGCATGTTTGTAACTTTCTATTTAAGTTTGCAAAGTATTCATCTATGCTGTTGATATACAACCTTGTGTACTTCAGaatgttcatttatttgatgatttgttaactttatgaaatttatatttgtgtatttttcttttctttgtaGTTTCACATTTTTCAAGATTAAACTTCATTAACTGCACTGAGTGGAGTTTATTGTGGAAGTGTTTAGCGGCTGGATAACTGAATTTATTGAAAACAGTGAGGCCAGTGACAGTGAAAAGATAAGCAGCTAATTGATAGATGGATGTGATGCCTGTCTAACAACTGCATCAGGGAGATAGAGGAACATCTCTGCTTGTAAGCCTGCACAGAAATTATGTCTTCAAGAGAGTCTAAATCGCATCGCATGCACAAAGAAGGTGAAGATACTTTCTCAAGTTCTCACTCCTCTACCTCATCTAGAAGTTCTAGCGCTAGTTTGGTTGTCACGAAAGCAAAGGCTAAGGCAGAGGCAGCTAAGGCAAGAGCAGCTCATGCAAAGAAAGAAATTGGAATTAAAGTGGAACAAGCACGTCTTCAAGCAACATTAGAGGCACTGCAGGaggagaaagaaagagatgCAGCTATAGCAGAAGCAGAAACTCTAGCAGCAGCCTTCACAGAAGTAGACCATGTGTCAGCATCTGAGTTTCCTAAAGAAAACAGTGTCCAACGCACCGAAGACTATGTAAGACAACAAGCATGTAGTTATAATCCACAAAGTAATCTTGAGCATATGTCAGATACTTACAGCTTGGCCAAATACCTTGCACGCAGTCACTTGGTAACTTCTGGATTGAACACCTTTGATGATAAACCTATAAATTATTGGGCTTGGAGATCATCTTTTAAAAGTTCTATTGCAGACCTTGATCTCAAGCCAGAGGAAGAGATGGATTTGCTCATTAAATATCTCGGCAGAGAATCATCGGAACAGGTACGAAGAATAAAATCAGTTAATATTAGGCACCCATTTGAAGGTCTACAAATGGCTTGGGAGAGGTTAGAGGACTTGTATGGCTCACCAGAGGCAATTGAAAGAGCTCTATTCTTCAAACTGGAAAACTTCCCTAAAATTTCAGGTAAAGATCTGTATAGGCTGCGTGATCTTGGAGACCTGCTTGCAGAGCTGGAGGCAGCAAAGCTGGATGGCTATCTTCCTGGGTTATCCTACCTTGACACTGCTCATGGAGTGAGCCCTATCGTAGGAAAGCTTCCTTATAATATCCAAGAAAAATGGATATCTTATGGTTCGAAGTACAAGAGAGAGAATTCTGTGGCCTTTCCACCATTCTCTGTATTTGCTGATTTTATTCGCTTGGAAGCTAAAACAAGAACAGACCCAAGCTTTACTATTTTTCCTTTAGTACCACAGGATAGGAGAGACAGACCAGATAAATATAGGTACACCTCTATAGCTGTTCATAAAACTCAAGTTAAAATGCCTGAAACAAGAGATGCAACTTACAGAATAAAATCTGTTGATCCTCATCGATACTGTATCATTCATGATAAGCCTCATCCACTAAAAAGATGCAGAGGCTTTAGATCGAAAAGTCTTGAAGATCGCAAACAGTTCCTTAAGGAACATTCAATATGCTTCAGGTGCTGCTCTTCTGTAGATCATATGGCAAAGAACTGCAAAGCTGAAATCCACTGTTCTGAATGTGATAGTGATCGTCATGTTTCAGCTCTACATCCTGGTCCAGCGCCCTGGAAGAAAACCATCCCTCCTGTCTTAGAAGATGGCGGGGAGGAAAGAgaattaaccaatcaggaggtAACATCAAAGTGTACGGAAGTGTGCGGAGCTGGAATGAGTGCCAGAGCTTGTTCCAAGATTTGTTTGGTTAATGTTTATCCTGAGGGTAACAAAGCACAATCCAGAAAAATGTATGCAATTCTGGATGAGCAGAGCAACCGCTCATTGGCAAGAACAGAATTCTTTGAAGATTTTCAAATCAAAGGATCTTCTTTTCCATATTCCCTTAAGACATGTGCTGGACTAAAAGAGACAACAGGAAGGAGAGCAAGTGGATACATTGTGGAGTCATTGGATAAGAGTGTAAGTCTTCGTCTTCCAACATTGCTAGAATGTAATCAAATTCCTAATGTTCGTTCTGAAATTCCTACCTCAGATGCAGCACATCATTTTAGTCACCTTAGGGATATTGCTGATGAAATCCCAGCCCTTGACCCAGATGCTAACATCCTGCTCCTTATTGGCAGGGACCTTATAAGGGTCCACAAGGTCCGCCATCAGATTAATGGACCACATGATGCTCCGTTTGCCCAAAAGTTAGATCTTGGATGGGTTGTAGTTGGAGACGTGTGTCTTGGAGGTGCTCATCGACCTGCTCATGTAGATGTTTTTAAGACCACTATACTTGAAAGTGGTCGCCCCAGTTTCTTTTGGCCCTGTGAAAGTCAGTTACATGTAAAAGAGCAGTACAGTACCAAACTTCAGTCTCAAGATTATCTTGCATCAAAAGGCGTAAGTGCTTTAGCAACATGTGCAAGTGAGAAGCTAGGCCAGTCCATTTTTGTTAATACATCGAGAGATCACAAGCTTGCACTATCAGTAGACGATGACAGATTCCTTCGCATAATGGACAAAGAGTTCTATCAAGATGAATCTAATAGCTGGGTGGCTCCGTTGCCATTTCAAGTTCCTAGAAGAAGGCTTCCAAATAACAAAGAGTATGCATACAACCGTCTTTCTTCACTTCGTCGTACTTTGGACAAACGTCCTCAAATGAAAGAGCATTTTCTTGAGTTTATGGAGAATATGTTTGCTAATGGACATGCCGAAATTGCTCTCCCACTTAAGAAAGACCAAGAGTGTTGGTACTTACCTTTGTTTGGTGTTTATCATCCGAAGAAGCCGAACAAGATCCGTGTGGTCTTTGACTCCAGTGCACCTTATGATGGAGTCTCATTGAATGATGTCCTACTTAAGGGGCCAGACCTCAATAATAGCCTCCTGGGAGTCTTGTTGAGATTTCGTAGAGAGCCAGTGGCTATTACCGCTGATATCCAGCACATGTTTCACTGTTTCTTAGTAAGAGAGGATCACAGAGATTTCTTGCGTTTTCTCTGGTATCAAGATAATGATCCAGGTAAAGAAATAGTGGAATACAGAATGTGTGTTCACGTGTTCGGCAATCGTCCCTCTCCTGCTGTTGCTATATATGGTTTGCACAGAACAGCTAAAGAGGAGGAAAAGAACTTTGAGAACGAAGTGAATGTGTTTGTTGAACATGATTTCTATGTTGACGATGCTCTGAAATCCTTCCCGACTGAAGCAGCAGCAATCAATGTTCTCAAGCAAACTCAAGACATGCTTGCAGTAGCAAACCTTAGGCTACATAAAATAATCTCTAATCGACCTGCAGTGATTGATGCATTTCACCCTGAGGATCGGGCTGTGGATGTCAAAGATGTTGACCTTTTCTTTGAAGATACTCCAGTCCAGCGTAGTCTAGGAGTGTCATGGAACTTGGCATCAGATACATTTACTTTCCAAGCCATTGATGATAAGAAGCCATTCACTCGGCGAGGTGTACTGTCAACAGTAAACAGCTTATATGATCCATGTGGTTTCATTGCTCCTGTAACCATTAAAGGCAGATTGTTGCTTCGGGAGCTCTCCATGCAGGCTGAAGATTGGGATTCTCCATTGCCAGATGAGTTAAAGCCAGATTGGATACGATGGAGGGACTCCTTACAAAACCTGCAAGATCTAAAGATACCACGTACTTACTCATCTTTTCCTACTTCAGAGGTTCAGACAAGGGAGTTGTTTATATTTGCAGATGCATCTATGAGAGCTGTTGCAGCTGTAGCTTATTTGCGTTCCACCTCTCACAATGGCCGAACAGATATTGGCTTTGTGTTTGGAAAGACAAAGTTAGCACCACAGCCAGATCTGACTGTTCCAAGATTGGAACTCTGTGCTGCAGTCCTTGCAGTTGAGATCGCAGACATGGTTGTAGAGGAAATAGGCTTGAAGTTCAGCAATATACAGTTTTACACAGACAGTAAAGTTATTCTTGGATATATTCATAATCAGACAAAACGCTTTTATGTGTATGTGAGCAACAGAATCCAACGCATTCTTCAGTCATCTACTCCTAGTCAGTGGAACTATGTTCCATCAGATGTCAATCCTGCGGATCATGGGTCTAGATCTGTAGCAGCTGAGCATCTCCATAGCACAACTTGGCTTACAGGGCCAGACTTTCTTTTGAACTCTTCAACTTTAAACTCATTGTCCCAAGAAAACTATGATCTGGTTGATCTTGCATTAGATCCAGAAATCCGACCACAAGTGGTTTTATGTCTAACTGCAGTATCAAATCAGTTTCTGACTTCTGAACGTTTTGAACGCTTCTCCAGCTTAAGCAAGCTAATCAGAGCGATCGCTCGTTTAAGCCACATCTCCCAGTCTTTCTCACATGTAACAAAACAGTCAAGATGTAGTGGATGGCATTTCTGTAGTAACAGTCCCACAAATGAGGAGTTGGAAAAGGCCAGGATTGTTATTCTGAAGAGTGTTCAACATGCAGCCTATTCCGAGGAGCTAAGTGATATAAAAGCAGGATGTAATCTCTCAGCTAGTAGTACTATACGTAAACTTCATCCTATTCTGGATGACAAAGGTCTTCTGCGTGTTGGTGGCCGTATTGCACAGGCAGGTTTTGAGAAAGAAGAATGTAATCCAGTGATTATTCCGGGGAAACATCATGTAGCAACCTTGCTTGTTCGACACTACCATCAAGCAGTCAAGCATCAAGGAAGGCATTTTACTGAGGGAGCAATAAGAGCAGCAGGGTATTGGCTGACGAGTGCCAAAAGATGCATTGGAAGTCTACTTATCAAGTGTGTAACATGCAGAAAGCTTCGCCGTCCTACAGAGCTCCAACAAATGGCAGATTTGCCTGCAGAAAGACTTCAAGTAGCTCCACCTTTCACATATGTAGGAGTCGATGTATTTGGACCATGGCAGGTGATTTCTCGTCGCACCAGAGGTGGCTGCTCCGATTCCAAAAGATGGGCAGTCATTTTCTCATGCATGTGCACAAGAGCAGTGCACATTGAAGTTGTCGAGACCTTGAGTGCAAGCGGATTCATTAATGCTCTGCGGCGTTTTTTTGCAATAAGAGGACCTGTCAAACAGATACGCTCTGACTGTGGCACAAATTTTATTGGAGCAGTGCGGGAGCTCAAGATGAATAAAGAAACATCAAGCTCTGATCTTGAGAAGTATTTACAACAAAATGATTGTACATGGATATTCAACCCTCCACATGCATCACATATGGGAGGTGCATGGGAAAGGATGGTGGGCATAGCCAGACGTATTCTTGACTGCATGCTGCTTGAAACAAAATCCCTGCATCTTACACATGAAGTTCTTGTAACCCTTATGGCTGAAGTGTCCGCTATCATTAATGCACGCCCTCTCATCCCAGTGTCTTCAGATCCTGAAGCTCCTTTAATTCTCACCCCTGCTATTTTGCTGACCCAGAAAACCTGTTCAAGTCCTCCGCCACCTGGTGAGTTTACAGATAAAGATCTTTTCAAAGCTGAGTGGAAAAGAGTCCAAAATCTAGCTGAAACATTTTGGTCAAGGTGGCGCCGTGAGTATCTTTCCACTCTACAAAGCAGGCAGAAGTGGCAAGATAAGAAACCTTGTCTCAAGGAAGGGGACATTGTGTTGATGAAAGATGCCCAGGCTAAGAGAAATCAGTGGCCTTTGGCTATCATTGCAAAAACGCTACCTAGCAAAGATGGTCTTGTGAGGAAAGTGGAGCTGAAATTTATTAGAGAAGGAATACAGAAAACCTTCATTCGTCCTATATCAGAAGTAGTTCTACTTTACTCCCCCTAAGACACCAAAGTAATTTTCAGTGGGGTCTTTACAAACCCCAGACGGGGAGTGTGTTGGACTTTAAATTGTGTTCTAAAgaaggacttttattttgatatagtTTTGACTCTTTCCAGAGTTCTTCCTACTGTTTCCTGTTTTAAGAGGAAGTAGGCCATATTACTTTACTGCTTTAGTTTTACAAGGTACTCCATGTGGTGGCAGTCATCCAACATCATCATGCCATTTAAAGCCATTTGAAATGCAATATCTGTAAGtgagtttgtttaactttgTTTTGGGAGCATTTTGATTACTTTATTGCTGTGCTATTTTCAATTAAGCATGTTTGTAACTTTCTATTTAAGTTTGCAAAGTATTCATCTATGCTGTTGATATACAACCTTGTGTACTTCAGaatgttcatttatttgatgatttgttaactttatgaaatttatatttgtgtatttttcttttctttgtaGTTTCACATTTTTCAAGATTAAACTTCATTAACTGCATTTGTGGAGTTTATTGTGGAAGTGTTTAGCGGCTGGATAACTGAATTTATTGAAAACAGTGAGGCCAGTGACAGATACGTTACCTGGGAAGGCTCGTCTCAGCTGAAGGTAGCCGCATGGACCCTGCAGATACCGTTGCTGTGACAGCACTGAAAGAAAAGACACCAAGCACTGTGGGAGAATTGCGTAAAGTACTGGGCCTGCTCAGCTATTACAGGCAGTATATAAAAGACTTCTCCCGGGTGGCCAACCCCCTGTATGACCTGTTAAAAGCCAAGGCTGATTCTAATGAGGACCAGAGGAAAGGGAAAAGAAAAAGGGAAACTCACAAGAAAAATCAGGCTGTGCCATCAAGTCAACCAATTGAGTGGACAAAACACCATCAGGAGGTACTTGAAAAGTTGATTGATCACCTGATCCAGCCTCCTGTGCTAGGATTTCCTGATTTCTCCCAACCATTTATTCTTCATACAGATGCCTCCAACCAGGGGTTGGGAGCAGTCCTTTACCAGAATCAGAGTGGCAAGTTGAGAGTCATTGCCTATGGCTCTAGGACGTTAACGGTGGCAGAAAAGAACTATAACATGCACAGTGGGGAGTTGGaatttttagctttaaaatgggCTGTCACTGAAAAATTTAGAGATTATCTCTATTATGCACCA from Misgurnus anguillicaudatus chromosome 20, ASM2758022v2, whole genome shotgun sequence includes the following:
- the LOC129420673 gene encoding uncharacterized protein, whose protein sequence is MSSRESKSHRMHKEGEDTFSSSHSSTSSRSSSASLVVTKAKAKAEAAKARAAHAKKEIGIKVEQARLQATLEALQEEKERDAAIAEAETLAAAFTEVDHVSASEFPKENSVQRTEDYVRQQACSYNPQSNLEHMSDTYSLAKYLARSHLVTSGLNTFDDKPINYWAWRSSFKSSIADLDLKPEEEMDLLIKYLGRESSEQVRRIKSVNIRHPFEGLQMAWERLEDLYGSPEAIERALFFKLENFPKISGKDLYRLRDLGDLLAELEAAKLDGYLPGLSYLDTAHGVSPIVGKLPYNIQEKWISYGSKYKRENSVAFPPFSVFADFIRLEAKTRTDPSFTIFPLVPQDRRDRPDKYRYTSIAVHKTQVKMPETRDATYRIKSVDPHRYCIIHDKPHPLKRCRGFRSKSLEDRKQFLKEHSICFRCCSSVDHMAKNCKAEIHCSECDSDRHVSALHPGPAPWKKTIPPVLEDGGEERELTNQEVTSKCTEVCGAGMSARACSKICLVNVYPEGNKAQSRKMYAILDEQSNRSLARTEFFEDFQIKGSSFPYSLKTCAGLKETTGRRASGYIVESLDKSVSLRLPTLLECNQIPNVRSEIPTSDAAHHFSHLRDIADEIPALDPDANILLLIGRDLIRVHKVRHQINGPHDAPFAQKLDLGWVVVGDVCLGGAHRPAHVDVFKTTILESGRPSFFWPCESQLHVKEQYSTKLQSQDYLASKGVSALATCASEKLGQSIFVNTSRDHKLALSVDDDRFLRIMDKEFYQDESNSWVAPLPFQVPRRRLPNNKEYAYNRLSSLRRTLDKRPQMKEHFLEFMENMFANGHAEIALPLKKDQECWYLPLFGVYHPKKPNKIRVVFDSSAPYDGVSLNDVLLKGPDLNNSLLGVLLRFRREPVAITADIQHMFHCFLVREDHRDFLRFLWYQDNDPGKEIVEYRMCVHVFGNRPSPAVAIYGLHRTAKEEEKNFENEVNVFVEHDFYVDDALKSFPTEAAAINVLKQTQDMLAVANLRLHKIISNRPAVIDAFHPEDRAVDVKDVDLFFEDTPVQRSLGVSWNLASDTFTFQAIDDKKPFTRRGVLSTVNSLYDPCGFIAPVTIKGRLLLRELSMQAEDWDSPLPDELKPDWIRWRDSLQNLQDLKIPRTYSSFPTSEVQTRELFIFADASMRAVAAVAYLRSTSHNGRTDIGFVFGKTKLAPQPDLTVPRLELCAAVLAVEIADMVVEEIGLKFSNIQFYTDSKVILGYIHNQTKRFYVYVSNRIQRILQSSTPSQWNYVPSDVNPADHGSRSVAAEHLHSTTWLTGPDFLLNSSTLNSLSQENYDLVDLALDPEIRPQVVLCLTAVSNQFLTSERFERFSSLSKLIRAIARLSHISQSFSHVTKQSRCSGWHFCSNSPTNEELEKARIVILKSVQHAAYSEELSDIKAGCNLSASSTIRKLHPILDDKGLLRVGGRIAQAGFEKEECNPVIIPGKHHVATLLVRHYHQAVKHQGRHFTEGAIRAAGYWLTSAKRCIGSLLIKCVTCRKLRRPTELQQMADLPAERLQVAPPFTYVGVDVFGPWQVISRRTRGGCSDSKRWAVIFSCMCTRAVHIEVVETLSASGFINALRRFFAIRGPVKQIRSDCGTNFIGAVRELKMNKETSSSDLEKYLQQNDCTWIFNPPHASHMGGAWERMVGIARRILDCMLLETKSLHLTHEVLVTLMAEVSAIINARPLIPVSSDPEAPLILTPAILLTQKTCSSPPPPGEFTDKDLFKAEWKRVQNLAETFWSRWRREYLSTLQSRQKWQDKKPCLKEGDIVLMKDAQAKRNQWPLAIIAKTLPSKDGLVRKVELKFIREGIQKTFIRPISEVVLLYSP